One Blastocatellia bacterium DNA window includes the following coding sequences:
- a CDS encoding DUF2809 domain-containing protein, which yields MLINKSIKRNRFVYLLLTLLVIILGLASRKFASFLPSFVNLYVGDSLWALTIFCFVGVIFPKAKIWQNFLITLIFCYFIEITQLYHSPWIDELRRNQLASLILGRGFLWSDLVCYTVGVTFGLACEIAYLKFLSKRKN from the coding sequence ATGTTAATTAACAAATCCATCAAAAGAAACCGTTTTGTTTATTTACTTTTGACGCTGCTAGTAATTATCCTTGGGCTAGCTTCCCGTAAGTTTGCAAGTTTCCTACCTTCATTTGTTAATCTCTATGTAGGTGATAGTCTTTGGGCATTGACGATTTTTTGTTTTGTAGGCGTAATTTTTCCAAAAGCAAAAATTTGGCAAAACTTTTTAATCACGCTTATTTTCTGCTATTTTATTGAAATCACACAGCTTTATCATTCTCCTTGGATCGATGAATTAAGACGTAACCAACTAGCAAGTTTAATTCTTGGACGCGGTTTTTTATGGAGTGATTTAGTTTGTTATACTGTAGGAGTAACTTTTGGGTTAGCTTGCGAAATTGCTTACTTAAAATTTCTAAGCAAAAGAAAAAATTAA
- the miaA gene encoding tRNA (adenosine(37)-N6)-dimethylallyltransferase MiaA, protein MGIALAKRLGGEVINLDSVQVYQGLYVATAKVTKEEMQGIPHHLIDIVGPTENFTAGKYARAATTKIAEIEEQNNYALLVGGTGFYLRALQGSLFDEQLTTDLKLRERLKAILTKKGPEHIYKMLMRFDKVAAAKIAVKDWSRSIRALEVYFQTKRSITEWQQKMPEALPFVKRICIFALNPPREELYNKINTRVDKMFNDGLIAEVENLLKCGVPPNAKAFGGHGYRRVVEYLQGQRSLESCIEQTKLDTRHYAKRQLTWWRHTSGVNWLNAFGNEEKLVSEVLKIIGIIPHS, encoded by the coding sequence TTGGGAATAGCTTTAGCTAAACGTTTAGGTGGGGAGGTTATAAATCTTGATTCTGTACAAGTTTATCAAGGTTTATATGTTGCTACAGCTAAAGTTACTAAAGAAGAAATGCAGGGCATACCACATCATTTAATAGATATTGTCGGCCCAACAGAAAATTTTACTGCTGGAAAATATGCACGTGCTGCTACAACAAAAATTGCAGAAATTGAAGAGCAAAATAACTATGCTTTACTAGTTGGTGGAACAGGTTTCTACTTGCGTGCTTTGCAAGGTTCGTTATTTGACGAGCAATTAACCACAGACCTAAAACTTAGAGAACGACTAAAAGCTATTTTGACCAAAAAAGGCCCAGAACACATATATAAAATGTTAATGAGATTTGACAAAGTAGCAGCCGCTAAAATAGCCGTTAAAGATTGGTCAAGAAGTATTCGAGCCTTAGAAGTTTATTTTCAAACCAAACGTTCCATAACTGAATGGCAACAAAAAATGCCTGAAGCTTTGCCATTTGTTAAGCGAATTTGTATTTTTGCCCTAAACCCTCCTAGAGAAGAGCTTTATAACAAAATTAATACTCGTGTAGATAAAATGTTTAACGATGGATTAATTGCTGAAGTAGAAAATCTATTAAAATGCGGTGTTCCACCAAATGCAAAAGCTTTTGGTGGTCATGGTTATCGTCGAGTAGTTGAATACCTTCAAGGCCAGCGTAGCTTAGAAAGTTGTATTGAACAAACAAAACTTGATACTCGCCATTATGCTAAACGCCAGCTTACTTGGTGGCGACACACCAGCGGAGTAAATTGGCTAAATGCTTTTGGAAATGAGGAAAAATTAGTCTCAGAAGTATTAAAAATAATAGGAATAATCCCACATTCATAA